TGTCTCGGTTTTACTgaggagacaaaaaaatgacGATGTTATTGTATATCACACATTCAAGATGTTAAATGATTACAACAATATTTGGAATTATCTTTAAATCCATTAattcttttatacattttgttgaGAGAAACCACCTTTTAAGTAATCACCCACACCCTTCAGCGCTTCAGTAAATGGAGCTCTGTGTAGTATATGTGACAGGTATGGCAGCCAGAAACAGGCAGCAGCCTAAATATTACCTCAACGGCTGCAGAGGAACCAACAACATGCTCTCTGTTAGATCACTGAATGGGCTGAATGAAGGActgcactgtgtttgtgtgtgtgtgtgtgtgtgtgtgtgtgtgtgtgtgtgtgtgtgtgcatgtgtgtttgtttttatgacaacatttttcCAAATCAGGCCTTTTGTGCCAGTCTGGGTTTATTACTACCAGTAAGACAATAAGGTAAACCCCTAAAACCAAGAAGTCTAAAGGAACACACAACCATTACATCCtggaaacacaaataaattagTTAAGAGTCAGTGAGGCCCCCTCTCACCCTCTTGGAAGCTTCTTCCTGCGTCTCTTCTGGTTGCTCATGTGGCCGTAGGTACCATAGTCAAAGAGTGAGTCCATGGGTGCTTTCTTGGGGCCTGGAACCACATTGGAGTCATATATGGTGGATTCCAGTAGGTCCATCGGGTTGGAAATGCCCTTTTTGAAAGCACCCTGGAATTTCATCCGCAGgttctgtctgctgtctgcagGCTGGTCGGGCTGAACCAGCTCCACAGCTGAATCCTGAGTTGACGGGGAGGCATCCACGCTCTCGAACAGGTCTGAGAGCTCAGACAGGGGGAACGCCACCTCGCTCTCAGGCTGAGTGGCCTCGCCATTGCCTGCGTCCACAGAGAGAGCAGCTTTGGCCGGAACAGAAGTGAGTGTGTCGGCCTTGGACAAAGCAAGGTGGCACCTTCTGAAGAGAGCAGAACGGccctgaaataaaaaccataacAAAATGTTCTGAGTGAGCTGAATGGCCTTCAGGTAGATAGGAAAGTCTTGTGGAatatggaaaatggaaaaagaagtCTTAATCTCTTCAAACCCATCAGTACACATTTCATTACTCAGAAACTGTCATCTTAAAACTtgtctcctttctttcctcGCATGCACATGTTCTTACTTATCAAAGCAGCAGATCTGCCGTTCAGTTCAGTTTCCAGATCACATGAGGACAGAGGAAGTACAAACCAGAGGAAGGAGGATAGGAGGATATACAAATAATAGATAAGAGATGCAGTCAGTAGTAATCACCAACAGGCCAAATTGGATACAGAACGGTGTGACCAGCAGCACAGTattaaaaactatgaaaaccttttttactcacagttaatgttgtgatgtttttgttatgATTTTAGATGAGATTTTCAAAAAGGGGTAAATATAAGCCCAAGAAAAATCTTCAGTCAAGATGGTAAACCACCCAGATCCTgactcatctcatctcatctcatgaTCAGTTTAGTTAGTAGACACCAGCCTTAAAAACAGCcagaatttttaaatatatggCATTTGCTGTCTAAAGTTGTACGATGCTCTTGTTGCTCTTTAAACTTAtagttaaagttttatttaataaaaatggatCATTTTTCAGGATCTGAGAAGGTGTGGTCTTTGCTCTTGACAAGGTGGTGCATCTCCGCTACTCAAAGAAATAGCAATGGGGACAGGAGCAActtggacaaaaaaataaaacaatttaactgATAAGAAATTGTTTTAAGCCTAGAATTACTAAAGAAACCCTGGAAATTTGAAGCAGATTTTGAAGTATACGAGTGACATTTTACCCCTCTGTACCTCATTCATCCCTTTTATCACAATGATGTGCCAAATTCCTCTTCAGCGGAAACTGGAAATGATGCTGAAGCATGTGGGCACcctgaagaaacagaaaggagCAACCATCATATGAATTACTGCCACAGAAGTACAGACAAAGGCGACCTGTATGTcctaagtcataaaaagagcTCAGTCATTTTTGGTTCAGATCTGTGGAAAACATAGCAAAGGACTGATGCCAAAACCAACATGAGTGTGTCCACTCATTGGTCAGAGGGACGTGTTTCCTCTACAGGCAGAATCACACCACCTGTCTGTTTAACACAGGACACACGCAAAAACTAAATCAATGCCCTTCCGACGTACTCATTACAAGCGGTATACAGTATAGCCCTATATTTCCAATCCTCTCTGCACCTACAAACACACTCTACTGCTGCAGCATGCTATCACAAGGGAATTAGAACAACATGACATCCTCACATGTCCCTCCGCAGGCTTCCTTTTGAGTGATACTCTTTCCTGAATTTGTTCATGACATTGAAAACTTATCTAGACCTAACTGTGCTGTAAAGGGGCAACACAAACAGGGGAGCTGGGGTCCTGCTAAGGGAGAGGAATGACTCATAACCCTGTCTGACACATGGGATTATCATACCTTCACACTTGAGCAGGCATTTGATAGTAAAAAGACAGAGGAACAAAGGGAGGCTGCCCTTGCTAAACTATTATAACAGACTAAGAACAAAGGATTAAGTTGTTTAGTGGAGAGAGGAGCCACTGTGTATTAAAACTGTCAAGGTGATAGAATGGGATCATAAAATATCAAGTAGACCCAAAGCTCTCATATCATCCACTTATTGGGTCGGGAAGTGGTAATCCACTTGTGAGAGTTTCTAAACGTGAGTGACTCTAATGTCCCATCAGAGATGTGGGACTTCCTGTTGTGTCACTGCTGATGTGACATTATCCAGAGCAAGAGAGGCTGGAGGCTCTTAATGGGTCCCAATGGCTGCTGGAGATTACACAACcagtggaaaataaataaagataaacaaaaaacaaaaaaaatctgatgttttaaaatattagaTTGTAAGGGCTCTAAAGATAATGCTGAGGATCTAACAAAAAGATTTTATATATTCATGAATTAAGTCggtgtaaataaaaagaagcaaagaggCAACTTTTAAAGATGCAAAATGATATTTAAGTAAAAAGGaataacattaaacattaaaaactaaattccTAAACTTGAGTAATAACTTCAAAGTTCGGCTTCTTTCTCATTAATTATTGAACTTATACCAAAGTCACACAAAGTTATAAAAAGAAGCCATCCAAAGAAGAATAAGAATCAGAGGTGTTCCTTACCTTGATTTAATCGGTTGCTCTtattctcttaaaaaaaaagaaaaagaaaaagaaaaaaagaacagactaTTTGAGCGCAGTTTTCTCCTTAGTTTGAAGTAAGTTTCTCTCTCGCCTGGTGAGCgctcctctgctgcctctgcaggTTTAACGTGACTCCAGCCAGATGCATCCAGCCACAGCTTCCCTCTGCTTCATGGGTCCGCCTCAACGAGCGATTTCACAGATTTTGGGTGGGACCAGGGTGGGACAAAGTTTCCTGAAAACTGCAGCCAAAGCGGAAGTGTAACACGCAGTACCGGTCGTGGCCGCCAGGTGGAGGCTTCAAAAGAAATCTACGCCCATCAAGGTGTCTGCTTCTCGGAAAATAGACACCGCTTTGTACAGTTTACACAACAAGACGTCATGGTCTCAAAAGGATGTGTCTCTTCTCTTCGTGAAAACTAACCTCAGCATAAGGTCCATTTTGTAGCAGTTCGGGGGCTTTCCATCATATCAgatggtcttcctcagcagatggagtgtGTTTAGTTGTCACAGAATAGTAGCCCACACGTGTTCAGTCATCTTTTTGAGCACTTACAGGAGTTTCTCGTCCACACTGACTTGGAAGCTGTTGCTTTCTATCACAGAGTGGCCTTTACAGGTGGCATTCACTGCTGAATGAGCAGAACTTCCAGGAGTAATGGGCTATTACATAAATACTGACCCATTTCTCAGCTATACAAACTCTCACAGTCAAGTGGAGTGCTGCTATAAATAAACCTTTGCAAGGAGGGTGTGGTGAGAGCAAAGAGAGCACAAATAGTCATTCACAAAAGAAAAGTATCCCTGTTACTTACAAGCAAAAGTCCAGCATTCATaatttgaaaaagtaaatgCACTCAGACAGCAGAAGGGCAAGATTTGATACTTTCTAGATGTTAAATTGTTCATTAAATAGTAAAAACTCAAATCAAATCCCTAAAGGTAATGGGCATCTTAAAAATATAGCATTTcttactgatgcattaacatataagcagcattttaatgtcataTCTGGTCCTAATGAAGATAATTAATTGTATTACTAACTATTAGGTAGTTTACTTTATAACAatgtatcatattttataaattgaCCATATGGTTTACAGTGCATTCACAATGTATTCAGCACTGTGTATATAAAATTCCAAGTAACAAGTAGATGTCAGAAAGTTTATTGGTGTagaagtacaatatttccctctgaatgcAGTGGAGTAGAGATATAAAGTGGCAACTAAAAATATGCTCAGGTAAAGTACAAATACTAGAGAACTAGTAGTAACTAGGAGTAAATGGACTTATTCACCCTCCACCACTGCTGATTGCCTATTCTGAAATGTGTTGGAAAACTATAGAGACAATACAACTTCAAGAAAGAAactggagaaggaaaaaaacacgAACACCATATTAATTGTtgcacatatttttttattgcaaataatgGTTTACATGAGttgaaaatacaatatttgtTATTTCCACTGTTCACACTGCAACATAATTTCAGCCACAAGAGACATCAGACAAACATATCAGAGCATGCACTCAGAAGAACACAGACTAACCAGAGGTCATCAACAAAAACTTCACCTTCCCTCGAAAATttggttaaaagaaaatatacatcTAGTTTTATGTAAGAACCTGAGAGCAGAGTGGactgaaaaaaacacttgacaaAGCATTGCTTtggaaaaatagaaatatatgcAAGTCCTGTGTAACAAAGAGGTGTAATAGAGGCAGACCAGACCCTCAGTGATAATTAACATTTGTTATTAATTGGTGTCCCTGGTTTACACAAGGTGacatgtataaaaatatatatgattaaAAGCAGAAGAGCTGACATAGTCACTTCAATGATCTGTACCTCCAGCTTAAGGCACCAACAGGTGTGCAATGTTAAAAGCCATTTACAACAGTGGACGTACACCTTCAAAGTATTGTGTGGGGTCCAACATGTGGGATATCAAACACTTTGTACAACTTGTACTGAAGGtaataaataactttataataatgtaatactTAGATTTGATACTTTCTAGATGTTAAATTGTTCATTAAATAGTAAAAACTCAAATCAAATCCCTAAAGGTAATGGGCAACTTAAAAATATAGCATTTGTTGCATAAGATGAAACATATGGCGTCTTCCCTCAAATATGTGGAATGTGTTTTGGAtttcaaaatagaaaataataatgtcaaaataaaagccatagGCCTGTATTTCAGTGAGGTAATTTAATATgttctactactgctactgctgcttaAAGGTACCGTGGCTATTTCCTCATATAGGAGAAATCAAATGCATTAGgaaaatgaacagtttaaaaTCGTATGTAATTTTCTGATTGTTGGtataatttcaaataaaaacagcatcttTCTTCCTGCtgataaagatgaaaacaatgttttcttcAATATAtgtagtgttaaaaaaaatgctagAAGCAAAACAATACCACTATAAGATGCCAATTACTGTAACAAAGATTATAGTTTTGCATTATGTTGTGTAGCTCATTAAATCAATAAGTTAGCTTAAGGTTTTTGTAACAGTCCTGTTGCTggtttaaaaacatttgttgaGTTAAGTAGCACTTTGATTCTTGGTATAACTTATATAACTCATATTTGTGAGAGTACCCATGATCATTCACATAAATATCTGGCAATTATTTTAACTTAACATGGTCTTCCTATAAAGAGACCTGACTCTTCAAATggagaacaaagaaaatacagtgtttaaatcaaaaaaatcaaaaacagtgACTAAAAGGCATACAGAGAAAAGCCAGAGCAGGCAAACAGATGAGTAAAAGTGCACAAATATTTGATGAGTATAATAAATACACTCTCAGAGTGAGCTGTCAGAAGACCTGAAGGGAGCCAAGTCGAGATGTGGACTGCACAAGTGTAGATTGCATAATGCAGATGACTTCGTAAACTGAGTAGATcacaggaggaaagaggagcGTCCGGCAGTCACACTGTGTAGTCAAGGTCAGCATTCATCTTATTGTACAGCTCATAAATGGCATCAACCGTGGCAGAGAAGTTGATGAGGAATTTCCTGATTTTTTCCAAGCACTCCTCTTCCTTGATGTCCCGACCCTTGGAGAGGGCCTTCAGGAAATCGGACTTATATGGAGCAGCGAAAAGAGTTGCCtaaaagcaaacaaagatgcaacatttgcatttttcaacAAATTACACAGACCAAGCCATGTCTGCTCTCTAAGATACGAATCTcttataaaacaaatattaggCGACTCACCTTGAAAAGCTGCTGCACCAACCAGCCATGGTACTTCTTCAGGGCTATTTCATAGGCTTTGGTGACATTGACTCGAATGAGGTTTGGATTGTTGTCATCCTTCTCACCGTCCACCAGGCTCTGAAGAAAGACCTGGATAAACCGAAGACCCCTGTTGAAAAAGAAGGCATGCGTGGTGGTTATGGATACAGAACTTgccaacaatgaaaaaaacacgCAGATGTAAAGTTTCTCAAACCTTTTGAGCCACATGAGAGCCAACGTCGCTCCAACTTTGGGCCATTCTGCTCCGTGCATTTCCTTCTCTGCCTCCAGAATCTGCTGGAGTGTCTTGAACCGTCCTGGGTTTGTATCATAAACTGCCTTGATTTTCTAGTAGTtaaaacaatgtattttaaagtatttGAAAATTAATGAGCAATACAAGAGTAGAGAGACACATTTAACTCAAGTCACATTAACAGTACTTACTGTGATGTTCCCAAATATGTCAGCTTTAACTGGTGCAAAAATAGTAGAGCCAAGGCAGTCTGAGGAGAAACATTAACACAGGATGTGATTGAGAGTTTAAAGAGCAAGTGAGAGTGAAAACCGATATATAAtacacataaagaaaaaattatattgttttGAGAATATCAGCATTCTTTGGAGCTTTTAACAATTACCAACATAAATCAACTAACTCAGAAGCTAACGAAGTAACTTGAGTGCAGGTTTGATGTCTTATTGTTGGATATTGTCAGAAAAGTTTAGATTTGTTATCACTTTTCAACCtcagtttgtaaaaaaacaaacaaacaaatatttaaacttGTCAGTGACTCTGGCGTTGCATTTTCAGTAGTTAGCTTTCCTTCTTGACTCTTTGGTGGATCTGTCTTTAAAAACTCATGCTGAACACATTCTAGTCAAAACTGTAGTGCTTCAGCGTATCCAAAATACATTAAACGGGCAAACTGTGCAGTTACAAAGTTGGTAATTGGGTTTAATATATTTATGATATAGTGTGGCTGAAGTGCAGCGCTAGACCAACCAGATATGAAATCTATATGTAATGCTGTCAAACATTGTctgaagaaatgtttaaaaaaaaaaaaaacaactttaaattgCATATTGGAAAGATTTGGCTTGAGTAGTTAAAATACTCTTGCAGCCGACAAGAACAATGGAAGGTAAAGCCAAAGTACCTTACCAAACGCCTCACCACAGTATTATCATTAGGTGTCTTTTAATTAGGCTGCTAGAGGACCTGAGTATTTGGTGACGGGACTGTGAACAATGAGACATCTCGTGTCCCGACCACACACGGCTCCTGGTTGACCCACTGACACAACAGACAGCTTTCAGCCCCTGAGCTATTAGTGGAAACTACTCATGACAAAGTCTGTTGTGCTGATGTGATGCATCGCCATAACACCGATGGCAACATATCTTGTTTCGGAGACATCCTCATCTTCTATGGTTCTGTCAATATTTTCCACGCTATTCACAGGTTAAAGATTTGTGTTATGCATACATTGCTTCTGGAGGCTGCACGCAATTAAACAGACTATAGCTAAAATGTATTCTAACAAGAATAAGCCGATGAATAATGGTGTATTAAAAAACAGCATCATTTGTTCAGCTCTTGGCTCGTGAACAGtcctgcacacccacacagttgTTAATTATTCTGGGTAATTAGACCTGTTCTCAGGGTGAAGTTGGACAGAGGTGGGAGGTGGGAGTTTGCAGAAGTTACTGAACAACATAGACTTAATGATActaaataatcataaaaatatcagttgTGCTGCAACAGAACTAACAGAGGAGTGATGGAGTTGTCAGTCAAGCCCAGAAGAAGAGATCATTTAAAAtacctgtgtgtatgtactaTGAGTGTGCAGGACTTTAATGGCTTGTAGGAAAGTTGGCCAAGAAATTTCTAGGTCAGGAAAAACAATGGCGACAAGGAGGAAAGAGCTTAATGTCGACATCAGACTTGGTTCCTCTCAAGGGTTTCACATGGCAAATTCAATAGAGGACCTTTGGCATATTAATACAGAATGAAGTCACACAAAGATGCCCTGGTGCACCATGCCACCAGTGAATGGGCAAGGGGAACTCAACACCATACTAATCAATTTTCACAACTTAAAATCCAGGCCAGTGGATTAAATTATGCATGCTAAAGGATTGTGGACAGCTTGATGGAGAGTAATACGATCCAAAAAAAGATTATCATTTGGAAAGAGCAAGATCGTTTCATTGGGCTTGACAGAAGTGTTGTGACAGATTTCCCTCACAACAAATATTGTGCTTAGTAGTCAAATTGAACAAATCCCACATGAAAAATTTACAATGGTAGAAAAAGCAGCCATTGCAGTGggttattttcaaataaaatcttttttgtgCCAATTCAGCCAATTTAACAGTCAGCTGCACTTGAAAGATACATTTCTATAAATCAATATGCTTCAAACTAATTATCACTTTGTCAGTGCCATCAATCTGGCCTATACTGTCACTATAAGTCTCTGACAACTCAGTCATTATAACAAGCTGAATAGAAATACATTGTGAGTAGAGGAGCACCATTTCTCTGCAGGCAGTGACATCTGAGAAtacgtttttcacatttatttccaCAATAACTTCATGTCTAGGAATATCACTACATGGTGTCTGCTGTGTCACACTGTGGAAACTTCACTTACCAAAGAACGGTGGAAGGTATGACACAGCCTCCAGAAACGGTCTCGTTTCCACCTGTCTGTCAGCTGGCAGCTGTCTGAACTGGTGCTCCATTAGCAGAGCCATCTCTTTAGTCCGGATGCTCTCTTACCTCTGAAATGATAGTAACAGGCTGTCAACTCTCCACTGCTGATTTACAGTGACACCAGTAGAAACTGTGTgttggaggggtggggtgggggcaaacacacacacacacacacacacacacgaacacacacacacacacacacacacacacacacacacacacacacacacacctactcacCTACTCTGAACCCAGGTGACGGCGGGATATCCAGCCCCGTCGGCTCATGTGATCGACTTGTTACTGATAGATCCGGGTCATCGCCACCTGTCGGGTAAATGGTCCGATAAACGGCGCTTAGAAAGAAGTCCAGAGGAAACACAAGAACGGCACCTGATGTGCTCCAATCAGCTGACACTAGTCTTCCTCTGCGTTTAATCACATATGCTCCTTTACTGCCAACTAATGGAGTTTTGTGGAACATCTCAAAATGTAGCCTACAGTCACACCAGGTTGGTGAACTGTCATTTAGTTGTTGTGGCGGGGAGTAAGCAGTTAGCCTACACATAGCAGGATTAcataattcaattaaaaaaaacaaatgcaattcAAATCTGTTACAGTTACtaagaaaaaactaaaactaatcaAGAAAAAACTAATCCAAAATGCTGGTGATTACAAATGGGTTAAAACCGAATGTATTCttcggtaaaaaaaaaaaaaggttaaataataacattaattctGCTGCTTTGCAGGAACAACTCCTTTTGGCATATCTGCAGACAACGTGGGACAGATAGGCGATAGGTGTGAGGTCTAATGATGCTCACCAACTTAATtcagcattgtgtttttattaaatattaacttgGAGAAGTCACTGTTGGGAAATTTCTATAGGGCACAGACTAACAGACTAAAGTCTAtactaaaataatcaaatgtaatGAGTACATTACTTTAATGAAGTATTTAAAACAGATTTcgtattacatttttaacaggGTTAGTAATTGGAAATTTCCATTTCAAAagtaacattatttatttattaaatattaattattaattcatgTAGGTGCATTAAAAGGTCTGGAACCAGATCATATATTACTGTTATATACCTATCTTGTATTATGTCATtctaaaacaacagcagacaaaagggaaagaaaaaagagaaacacttGCTGATATTTAGTAAATAGTAGTAATGAGTAGAAACACACAGTCCTAACAGCATGCTCTTGCAAGAGTCTTTACTCAAACAATAGAATGAGAGACTCATACTgtcaacatttcacatttactgtattgtTCTGCCTAAATTTGTACTAAAGATAGCTGCAGATGTCATCAGCTAATAAAGGTTTATATATAAAAGTCATACCATAATAcgtttaaatataataaatgtgaataatcagttaataaaaGATTGTGGTCCAGATGTTGTGTATCCCTATTCCAGAAGATAACTGGTGAAACAGTCCATTGACGAAGTCTCCTTATTGCATTAAAGAGCTAAAAAAAGATGTGAACATGTCATGCTGAAGGAGTATTCTCCACAATCTggcaataacaataaaaagaagaaagccTTTTGTACACTGATTTGGAAGGAAATACGTTTCGCGTTTTCACCCTGTTTTCTATCAATTTTGGCCTTTACTACACCCCTTAGTGTGGGTATAACTAGGAAGTGTATCGGTTACTAAGGAAAACGAAAACTGGGGGACTGGTTAAAGGCGAGTTATGTGTGTGGAAATTCAAAACATCGATTGAATTTGACAAACACCAAGAAAAGGCAACCCACCTCACCATCGAGC
This genomic window from Seriola aureovittata isolate HTS-2021-v1 ecotype China chromosome 5, ASM2101889v1, whole genome shotgun sequence contains:
- the gltpa gene encoding glycolipid transfer protein, coding for MALLMEHQFRQLPADRQVETRPFLEAVSYLPPFFDCLGSTIFAPVKADIFGNITKIKAVYDTNPGRFKTLQQILEAEKEMHGAEWPKVGATLALMWLKRGLRFIQVFLQSLVDGEKDDNNPNLIRVNVTKAYEIALKKYHGWLVQQLFKATLFAAPYKSDFLKALSKGRDIKEEECLEKIRKFLINFSATVDAIYELYNKMNADLDYTV